In Flavobacterium piscisymbiosum, the sequence TCATTGTCTTTAGAATTTTATAATTGTTTACCCAACTATTTTTAAAATATCATAGGTTTTACAAATCTATAAAAATCCAGTTATAATTGTTTTTTTAGTTCTTAACTTTTTATCAAAAAATGTAAAAGCTCATACTCCGCCTCAAATGAATCCTGTTTTATCATCGGCACAACTGCAAATATTCAGGATAAAAAAGGAAACAACTTAATAACGTTCAAAAGAAACTGAACCGGATTATTTTACCACAGCGAGATACGGTTTTCCTGTTGAAAGTTATATTGTAACTACAAAATAGTTTCAGCAAGGTTTCAAATATCGAAAAAGGCGTTAATTTATTTAAAATTAACGCCTTTTATTATTAGAGTTTCTATAAATCCTGATTATTCTTTCAAAAATGATTTGCTTATAATTTCACTTCCTTTTTGAATGTTGAGCAAATAAACGCCTTTAATCAAATTACTGCAATTATAAGTAATATCAATTTGGCCTGCTTCATAAACCTTATCTGTAATTGTAGCTAATTTTTGTCCGTTAATATCAAACAATACAATAGTTACTTTTTGTTGTTCTGTTTGCGCAAACGAAATGTTCAGGTTTCCTTTTGTTGGGTTTGGATAAACATTTAAATCTGTTTCCGGATCAGCAGCTACTTTATTAGCACTAAGCGTAGTTACAGTACAGTTGGGTGTGGTGCTAAAAGCCATTTGCGCAGCTGTAAAGTTGGTAAATGTCGCATTAATATCGATGTTAGAAGTATCACTCGCACCTTTACCATCGCAATTGTCTCTTCCGTTTCTCCAATACGGAAATTGTAAATAAACACCCGGTGTAGAGCAACTGCCAATTTCTGCATCGCCGCCTACTACAACTGAACTGCCAAAATCTCCAGCAAACAACATTGCATTTCCTTTTATATTGGCTGTGTTTTTTACAGAACCACCTTCCATCCAGGCGTTACCTTCAACAATGGCGCTGTTTGATAAAGTCGCATTGTACACACAGGCATTGCCTCTTACAATCGCATTGCCGTTTATAGTTCCGCCATCTACCATCGCGTAATCATCGATACGGGCATTTCCTGAAATCGTTCCGCCTCGTACAATTGCATACGGACCTACATATACTGTTGACGCCACAGTTGCATTGTTAGAAACCCAACCGCCTCCATTGGTATGTAAATGTCCGTTTGTTTTAAGAAAACTTCTAAAATTGGCTGCAGGCTGAAATCCTTCCGGAGTAGCATTTGCAATTTTTAATTCATAAGGATATCTTCTTTGTTTTGGGTAACCAACATCCATATTGTAATTGACATGCACTTTTGGCGCTGCAAAAACTACCAGATAAATATTGGCTTCTGTTGAGGTATTAAGCGTAAACGAAGCTTCGCCATCAGTTTTATACATTGGGCTGTAACGCGAAATAGTTCCATCGGTTTTTGTGGTTACAAAACCATAACGCCATCCGGCCTGCGTAGTATTAACCTCTGTATGTCCTTTAAATTTAATAGTAACTTTCTTTTGAGTTCCTGTGCATGTTGGGTATAACGGAATTAGATTCATTCCGTAATCCTGTGGTGCCCAATCGTTGTTGGTATAATATTGGTCGGTAGTTCCCGTAACTTTTGTAAGCAGCGTATATTGTCTGCTGGTATAACGAGGCATATTTGTTTTTATCGCATTGTAAACGTTTCTGATCGTTTTTCCGAAATTACTGGTCGTGTTGATTTGGGAATTCCATTGAATGGGATAATCGAATGCGGCTTGTCGCTGCGCATATCCCCACAAATAATCATCAAGCTGATCCTGCGTAAAACCTTTTAATCGCTTAATCGTTTCAAGCGGATGTTCTTCATTCATAGATTCTGCCCACATTCTTCTCGTAAAATCAAATCCCTCTTTTTCCTGAACATAATACATCAAATGAAAATTGGTATAATGATGTCGATTCGATGACCACATAAAATGTTTGGTCTGGATCCAGCGGGTCAGAGTTCCATCGATTTCTGCCCATTGCGGATAAGCCTGTGCGCGCATAAAATTGGCATGTCCTTCATAAAACGGACTGGCCCAATCATATCCGGCAAATGCTCTTCCGGCACCTGGATTTTCCTGAATGCTCATCATCATTTGCAGTGTATGCGCAAACTCGTGTGATAATGCTCCGCCGTCTCTTGTGGCTTCAGGATGTACGAACATAGCGCCAATAGTATTGCTAAAGGAACTCGCTTGTGCAAAAGCTTCTAATCTGGGATCTGTAGAATTCCAGGTGTTCATCATCATGATAATGATCTTGTATTTCCCGAAATTGGTCGTTGGCGCATTATTTACAAAATGCAAATCTGTGATATAGCGTTTAAAGCTGGTCTCGAGTGTATCTGCAACCGATTGAGGTGTAAATCGTAAGGCAGCATCTGCATATGCCGCAGGATTTGTGCCTACTTTATCGCCCCAATAAAGCACAAAGTTGGTAGACTCATACTTTCTGGTGTTGGATACTTTATTGTAAAATTCATTGTTGGGGTCACTCCATTCTGTGGGAGTAAAAAGCGTTTTCTGTGCAATTGCAAAATAACTGGATAGAAAAACGACAACTAGTAGTAAAAGTTTTTTCATAGTTTATTTAATTAATAGGTTAAGAAATAGCATTCTTTTGTAAATGTAAAAACTACACTAATTGACTTATAAGACAATATTATCTACATTTAATACTATTTTACCTATTTTATAAAATATACTAATCTATTTTACAATAAGTTACAAAACATTAATATTTATATTTAAAAACCAAAATCGCAAAAATTAATACGAATTAATTCTTCAAATCGGCAGCTGTAAGCTCTAATACAACACTGCTTTCCTGTCTTGCAGAAGAAACTTTCAAACCTACTTTCATCAAAAAATCTCCCGAAAAAACATTTCCTGATCCTTCAAAAGTGTTTTTGCCATCGGGCATAAGATTTATTTCTTTGACTTCGTATTTTTTTAAAGGGTCAAGTCCTTCTAATCGTACCAAACTGTAATTAGGATCGGTTAAAGGATGCAAAGTATAAGAGAAAACAACGGACTTTGTTTTATCATGATTCACATACGATAATACTGCCCTGCTTTCTTCATAAGGCGAAATCAAGCGATACAAATCACCTTGCCAAATTACGGGACTTAATCGTTTGTAATTGGCAACTGCTTCCTGGCAAAATTGCAATTCGTTTGGTTTTAATCCGCCTACGTGAATATCAAAACCCAATTTGCCCATCATCGCAACATCGGTTTTAAATTTAATGGATTGATTGCCCATAGAAGTTACGTGATTACAGGTTGCTAATGCCGGATAAAAATTAGAATATCCCCATTGTATAAAAACACGGTCAAACGGATCTGTGTTGTCGCTGGCCCAAAACTCAGTAAAATAATTTAGAAATCCGTAATCGACCCTTCCTCCT encodes:
- a CDS encoding DUF6055 domain-containing protein: MKKLLLLVVVFLSSYFAIAQKTLFTPTEWSDPNNEFYNKVSNTRKYESTNFVLYWGDKVGTNPAAYADAALRFTPQSVADTLETSFKRYITDLHFVNNAPTTNFGKYKIIIMMMNTWNSTDPRLEAFAQASSFSNTIGAMFVHPEATRDGGALSHEFAHTLQMMMSIQENPGAGRAFAGYDWASPFYEGHANFMRAQAYPQWAEIDGTLTRWIQTKHFMWSSNRHHYTNFHLMYYVQEKEGFDFTRRMWAESMNEEHPLETIKRLKGFTQDQLDDYLWGYAQRQAAFDYPIQWNSQINTTSNFGKTIRNVYNAIKTNMPRYTSRQYTLLTKVTGTTDQYYTNNDWAPQDYGMNLIPLYPTCTGTQKKVTIKFKGHTEVNTTQAGWRYGFVTTKTDGTISRYSPMYKTDGEASFTLNTSTEANIYLVVFAAPKVHVNYNMDVGYPKQRRYPYELKIANATPEGFQPAANFRSFLKTNGHLHTNGGGWVSNNATVASTVYVGPYAIVRGGTISGNARIDDYAMVDGGTINGNAIVRGNACVYNATLSNSAIVEGNAWMEGGSVKNTANIKGNAMLFAGDFGSSVVVGGDAEIGSCSTPGVYLQFPYWRNGRDNCDGKGASDTSNIDINATFTNFTAAQMAFSTTPNCTVTTLSANKVAADPETDLNVYPNPTKGNLNISFAQTEQQKVTIVLFDINGQKLATITDKVYEAGQIDITYNCSNLIKGVYLLNIQKGSEIISKSFLKE